The Engystomops pustulosus chromosome 4, aEngPut4.maternal, whole genome shotgun sequence genome contains a region encoding:
- the LOC140128666 gene encoding olfactory receptor-like protein DTMT, with the protein MVENIQRYLNTSSLIISSNLQTNQTVVKEFFLSGFQGSQVLRNVLFLLFLLVFGGTICGNLLIIALVATSRSLHTPMYFFISQLSISDILLTTNIVPKLLPILLNNGGTITYVGCLTQFYFFCVSEVFECFLLTVMSYDRYVAICNPLRYTSIMTSTYCMKMTALCWLFSIFFSFIDNITTSTIKFCGLNTINHFFCDLMPLQEIACSDTFFIQIIMYIQSLPAIIIPTVIIIKCYVYITITILRIPSNISRQKAFSTCSSHLIVVSIFYWSIFSVYVVPTKGQSSTISKILSLLFTVFTPLINPIIYSLRNKDIKKAFQETLLKYKHNKLS; encoded by the exons ATGGTAGAGAACATCCAGCGTTACCTGAATACTTCTAGTCTTATCATTTCCTCCAAT TTGCAGACAAATCAGACTGTGGTGAAAGAGTTTTTCTTATCAGGATTTCAAGGAAGTCaagttctaagaaatgttctattccttctttttcttcttgtatttggtggaacaatatgtgggaacctcctgatcatcgcTCTGGTGGCCACCAGCCGGagcctccacactcccatgtacttcttcatctcacaactgtccATCAGTGACATCTTACTGACCACAAATATTGTCCCCAAGTTACTCCCCATCTTACTGAATAATGGGGGGACCATTACTTATGTCGGGTGTTTGACGCAGTTTTATTTCTTCTGTGTCTCGGAAGTATTTGAGTGTTTCCTCCTCacggtgatgtcctatgacagatatgtggccatctgtaaccctcTCCGTTATACTTCTATCATGACAAGTACATATTGTATGAAAATGACTGCTTTGTGTTGGTTATTCAGTATTTTCTTTTCATTTATTGACAATATTACAACATCGACAATAAAATTCTGCGGCCTAAATACTATTAACCATTTCTTCTGTGATCTTATGCCCTTACAGGAAATAGCTTGTTCTGACACCTTCTTCATCCAGATCATTATGTACATACAAAGTCTTCCTGCGATCATTATTCCAACTGTAATAATTATAAAATGTTATGTTTATATCACTATCACCATCTTAAGGATCCCCTCCAATATCAGtagacagaaagccttctccacctgtagctcccacctcatcgTGGTCTCCATATTCTACTGGTCCATATTCAGTGTTTATGTTGTTCCAACAAAGGGACAATCATCAACCATCAGTaaaatcctgtccctcctgttTACTGTATTTACCCCACTGATTAaccccattatatacagtctGAGGAATAAGGACATTAAAAAAGCTTTTCAAGAGACGCTTCTTAAgtacaaacataataaacttaGTTAG